The DNA region GATGGCTTCAGCGAAAGCCACACGGTGGCGTCGGAGGTTGAGCGCCGCCTTCTCTGGATCCCACTCGAATTCCATCGACCTCGCCGCCTGAGAAGCAGTGGCCGACTACGGTACCACGGCCAGCGGCTGCGTCGGTGCGCCCACCCCCTTGAGTGACAGCTCCTCGGCGCGGTGGCAGCTCACGAAATGGTCGCCGCCATCCTTGCTTCCGAGATTGCGGAAGGCCGGCCGCTCCGCCTTGCAGCGCTCCACGGCGTACGGGCAGCGCGGGTGGAAATAGCAGCCTGACGGCGGGTTGGCAGGGTCCGCGACCTCGCCCTCCAGCACGATGCGCGCCTTCTGCATGCGCGGGTCAGGCTTCGGCACCGCCGACATCAACGCCTCGGTGTACGGGTGCAGCGGTCGGCCGAACAGCTCCTTCGTCTCGGCCAGCTCCACCAGCTGCCCCACATACATCACGCCGACTCGCTGCGCGATGTACTCCACCACGCTCAGGTTGTGGCTGATGAAGAGGTAGGCCAGCCCGAACTGGGCCTGGAGCTGCTTCATCAGGTTCAGCACCTGGGCCTGGATCGAGACATCCAGCGCCGAGACCGGCTCATCCGCCACGATCAGCTTTGGCTGGAGCGCCAGCGCCCGCGCGATGCCGATGCGCTGCCGCTGGCCGCCGCTGAAGGCGTGCGGGTAGCGCCGCATGTACTGAGGCCGCAGCCCCACCAGCGAGAGGAGCTGCGCCACCCGCTCCTCAAGCTCGCGGCCCCGCACCCCGAACGCCGCGAGCGGCTCCCCGACGATCTGCAGCAGCGTCATGCGGGGGTCCAGCGACGAGTACGGATCCTGGAAGATCATCTGGATCTGCCGGCGCAGTTGTCGGAGCGGCTCGCCCTGCTGCGCCAGCAGGTCCGTCCACTGGCCGTCTGCCGTCTTGAACTGGACCGAGCCGCTGCTCGGCTCGATGGCCCGCACGATGCAGCGGCCCGTCGTCGTCTTGCCGCAGCCGGACTCCCCGACCAACGCCAGGGTCTCCCGCTCGCGGATCGAGAAGCTGACGCCATCAACCGCCCGGACCTCGCCGATGTGTTTGCGGAAGAGGCCCTTGGTGATCGGGAAGTACTTCTTCAGGTTATCGACGCGGAGCAGGACATCGCCGTCCTGGGGCGACTGGACCGAGCCATCGGTCGTGTTGCTCGGCGCGCTGTCGGCCTGTAGCTGCGCCGTCGTTCCGTTGGTGCTGCCGTTCTGCGTCCCGTCACTCATGTCCTGTCACTCATAGAGGTGGCACCGTACCTGATGATGCTCGGAGAGGGGCGTCCACCGCGGTTCCGTGGTGTCGCAGCGGCCCGGGATGAAGCTCGGGCAGCGCGGATGGAACGCACAGCCGCGCGGGATGTTGTACGGATCGGGCACCGAGCCCTCGATGGGCTGCAACAGTCCCTGCATCATCCCCAGGCGCGGCACCGAGTTGATGAGCGCGCGCGTGTACGGGTGTTTCGGATCGTGGAACAAGGTATCCACGTCAGCCTGCTCCACCACCCGCCCGAGGTACATCACCACCACTCGCTTCGTCATCTCGGCGATGACCCCCAGGTCATGGGTGATGAACATGATCGCCATGCCCAGCTCGTCCTGGAGATGGCGCAGCAAGTCCAGGATCTGCGCCTGCGTCGTGACGTCGAGCGCCGTCGTCGGCTCGTCGGCGATCAGCAGGCTCGGGTTGCAGGAGAGGGCCATCGCGATCATCGCGCGCTGCCGCTGTCCGCCGCTCAGCTGGTGGGTGTAAGCGTCCACCGCCTGGTGCGGGCGCGGCATCCCGACGCGCGCCAGGATCTCGATGGCGCGCTCGCGGGCCTGTTGCTTGTTCGCCTGCTGGTGCAGGATGATCGCTTCCATGATCTGGTAGCCGATGGTGTGGACCGGGCTGAACGAGGTCATCGGCTCCTGGAAGACCATCGCGATCTCGGCCCCACGGATGGCCCGGATGGCCGGCCCGCGCGGATCGAGATCCGTCAGCTTGACGGTGCTGGATTGGGGATTGGCCGCGGCGTGGCCGTGCATGGCGCCGCTGGCCGCGCCATGCGATGGGCCGCTGGCAGCGCCGTTCGTGTGGCCGCTCCGCGTCCCGTTGCCCGCCTGGGCATCCGCGCCGTAGCGGTGCAGTGTGATCTCGCCGCCGACGATCTTGCCCGGGTCGGGCACGATGCGGAGGATCGCCTGGGCGGTGACGCTCTTGCCGCAGCCGCTCTCCCCCACCACGCCCAGGGCCTCGCCACGGTTGATGGTGAAGCTGACGCCGTCGAGCGCCTTGACGGTGCCCTCCCGCAGGAAGAAGTGCGTCTTGACGTCCTTCAGCTCGATCAGCGGCAGCGGGACTGCCCCGGACCTGCTGGACTGGGCCTTCTCCTGGCTCCTGACCGCCGACTCCTGACTGCTCATCGCGCTACACCTTGTACGGGTCGGCGGCGTCTCGCAGGCCGTCGCCCATGAAGTTGAACGCCATGATCGTCACGACGACGAATCCGGCCGGCCACATCAGCCAGGGGTAGGAGTTGACCGCGCCGATATTCTGGGCGGCCTGGAGCATCGTGCCCCAGCTCACCACCGGCGCACGCAGTCCCAGCCCCAGGAAGCTCAGCGAGGTCTCGGCCAGGATCATGCCGGGGACGGCCAGCGTCATGTGGACGATCAGGTAGCTGAGCGAGGCCGGCAGCAGGTGCTTGAGGATGATCTCGCGGTCCTTGAGGCCGCCGAGCCGCGCCGCGATCACGAAGTCCTCGCCGCGGATCTCCAGCAGCTTGCTGCGGACGATGCGGGCCAGCCCCGGCCAGCTGGTCAGGGCCAGGATCAGCGTGATGGCGAAGTACGCCTTGACAGGATCCCAGCCCGTCGGGACGGCGGCGCTCAGGCCCATCCAGAGCGGGATCGTCGGGATCGAGATCAGGAACTCGATCAGCCGCTGGATCAGGTTGTCCACGGCCCCGCCGTAGTACCCCGAGATGCCGCCCAGGATCACGCCGAGCACGAAGCTCAGGGTCACGCCGACCAGCCCGACCGACAGCGAGATCGCGCCGCCGTACAGGATGCGCGAGAAGACGTCCCGCCCGAGGTCGTCGGTGCCCATCAGGTAGAGCGTTCCGCCCTGCTCGACCCCGAACAGGTGCGTGGTCGTCTCGATGAACCCGAGCAGGAAGTACGTGTCCCCGGTCACGAAGAACTGGACGTAGAACCGCTTGCTCGGATCGTCCGTGAACGTCCGCGACATCGTGGCGAGGTCGCGCTGGACGGCGGTGCCGTAGACGAACGGCCGCGGCGAGAAGCCCTGCTCGTCCGAGAAGTGCAACGCCTGTGGCGGGCGGAAAATGAACTGCGAGCGCGTCGCCTTGTCGTACGGGGCGACAAACCCGTGACAGAGGGTGATGGCGTACATGGCGACGATGGTCCATAGGCCCACCATCGCCATGCGGTGACGGGTGAAGTGCAGCCACATCAGCCGCCACTGCGAGGCGACGAAGATCTTCTCTTCCGCCTTGAGCTCGCGCCGCCCGAGGATCTCGGGGGCGGCGCCAGCCGGACCTACAGTCGCTACCACGGTATCTCCCGAATGACCTCACGCCCCGCCCGCTGCGCGGCGCGACTATCGACTGTGCCGACATCCTCTCCGTGCCGGAGAGGGGGCCGGGTGCGGCCTTCTACGTGTAGTGAATGCGCGGATCGAGGATCGCCAGCAGGATGTCTGAGATGAACGTGCCCACCAGCGTCAGCGCCATCGAGATCATCACGGTGCTGGCGGCCAGGAACATGTCCTCGGTGGTGAGGGCGCTGTAGAGCAGCGGCCCGATGGTCGGCAGGTTCAGCACGATGCTGACGATGACCGAGCCGGAGAAGATGGCCGGCAGCGCCCAGCCGACCGTCGACGCGATGGGCACCAGGGCCACCCGGACCGGGTAGGTTCGCAGCAGCTCCCACTCCTCGACGCCCTTCGCCCGGGCCGTCTGGACGTACGGCTTCCGCAGCTCATCCAGCAGCGTGGCGCGCATCGTCCGGATCAGCCAGGCCGTGCCCGACAGCCCGATCACCAGCAGCGGCACCGGCAGGTGGGCCAGCAGATCCAGGAGCTTGGACACGCTCCACGGGGCCTGCTCCATGCCCGGCGAGAACAGCCCGCCCACCGACAACCCGAGGTTGTTGTGGAAGAACATCATCACGACCAGCGCCAGCAGGAACGGCGGCACCGACAGGCCGATGAATCCGAAGAAGGTGGCAAGATAGTCTGGGATCGAGTACTGCCGGACGGCCGAGTAGATCCCGATGGGAATGGCGATCACATAGGTGACGATCAACGACCCGAACGCCACCAGGACCGTCATGCCGAGACGCTCCCAGATCAACTCGGCAACGGGCCGGTTCCAGCCGAACGACCGTCCAAGATCGCCCTGGAGCACGCGGCTGAGCCACTTGAAATACTGGATGTACACCGGCTGATCGAGCCCGTAGAAGGCACGCAGGCCGGCCAGATCTTCCTCGCTGATGGTCGCGCCGCTCATCGAGACGCGGTCCACGTAGTACGAGAGGTAGTCCCCCGGGGGCAGGGTGATCACCAGGAAGGAGACCATCGAGCCCAACAGGAGCAGCAGCAGCATGTAGGCGAATCGGCGCGCGATGTACCCCTTCATCGTCGGTGGCAGACTCCTCGGGTACGGGATGGTGAAGCGGTTGGGTGGATAGGCAGCGGTGGCGCCCCTCACCCCCGCGCTGGCCCCTCACCCCCCGCCCCGCTGCGCGGCGCGAATACCGACTTCGTCGACATCATCTCCCGCACGCGGGTGAGGGGGGGTGAGGGGCCAGCGCGGGGGGCGTAGAACCCTCCGACGCTACCGGTCGAAGTACCAGGCTTCCGGGTAGCTCTCGAAGCCGTCCAGCGCGTCCCAGACCCAGTAGTCGGACTCGGGGACGTTCTTCATGTCCTTGTTGAACATCAGCGGGACCGGCGCATCGGCCACGGTGCCGATGGTCCAGACGTTCTCGGCCTGCGAGGCGAGCAGCTTGTCCACGTACTGAATGTCGTCCGTCTCGGCGTACTTGTCCATCCACTCGTACAGGGACTTGACTTCCGGGATCGGCTCCTCACCTTCCTTGCCCTTGGTGACGTACCACTTGGCCCAGTTCGGCGCCCAGGTGCTCTCGTCGCCGAAGATCGGCGCGAACCACTTGGGCCGGCGGGCCAGCA from Chloroflexota bacterium includes:
- a CDS encoding ABC transporter permease, with amino-acid sequence MKGYIARRFAYMLLLLLLGSMVSFLVITLPPGDYLSYYVDRVSMSGATISEEDLAGLRAFYGLDQPVYIQYFKWLSRVLQGDLGRSFGWNRPVAELIWERLGMTVLVAFGSLIVTYVIAIPIGIYSAVRQYSIPDYLATFFGFIGLSVPPFLLALVVMMFFHNNLGLSVGGLFSPGMEQAPWSVSKLLDLLAHLPVPLLVIGLSGTAWLIRTMRATLLDELRKPYVQTARAKGVEEWELLRTYPVRVALVPIASTVGWALPAIFSGSVIVSIVLNLPTIGPLLYSALTTEDMFLAASTVMISMALTLVGTFISDILLAILDPRIHYT
- a CDS encoding ABC transporter permease; the encoded protein is MWLHFTRHRMAMVGLWTIVAMYAITLCHGFVAPYDKATRSQFIFRPPQALHFSDEQGFSPRPFVYGTAVQRDLATMSRTFTDDPSKRFYVQFFVTGDTYFLLGFIETTTHLFGVEQGGTLYLMGTDDLGRDVFSRILYGGAISLSVGLVGVTLSFVLGVILGGISGYYGGAVDNLIQRLIEFLISIPTIPLWMGLSAAVPTGWDPVKAYFAITLILALTSWPGLARIVRSKLLEIRGEDFVIAARLGGLKDREIILKHLLPASLSYLIVHMTLAVPGMILAETSLSFLGLGLRAPVVSWGTMLQAAQNIGAVNSYPWLMWPAGFVVVTIMAFNFMGDGLRDAADPYKV
- a CDS encoding ATP-binding cassette domain-containing protein, with the protein product MSDGTQNGSTNGTTAQLQADSAPSNTTDGSVQSPQDGDVLLRVDNLKKYFPITKGLFRKHIGEVRAVDGVSFSIRERETLALVGESGCGKTTTGRCIVRAIEPSSGSVQFKTADGQWTDLLAQQGEPLRQLRRQIQMIFQDPYSSLDPRMTLLQIVGEPLAAFGVRGRELEERVAQLLSLVGLRPQYMRRYPHAFSGGQRQRIGIARALALQPKLIVADEPVSALDVSIQAQVLNLMKQLQAQFGLAYLFISHNLSVVEYIAQRVGVMYVGQLVELAETKELFGRPLHPYTEALMSAVPKPDPRMQKARIVLEGEVADPANPPSGCYFHPRCPYAVERCKAERPAFRNLGSKDGGDHFVSCHRAEELSLKGVGAPTQPLAVVP
- a CDS encoding ABC transporter ATP-binding protein; its protein translation is MSSQESAVRSQEKAQSSRSGAVPLPLIELKDVKTHFFLREGTVKALDGVSFTINRGEALGVVGESGCGKSVTAQAILRIVPDPGKIVGGEITLHRYGADAQAGNGTRSGHTNGAASGPSHGAASGAMHGHAAANPQSSTVKLTDLDPRGPAIRAIRGAEIAMVFQEPMTSFSPVHTIGYQIMEAIILHQQANKQQARERAIEILARVGMPRPHQAVDAYTHQLSGGQRQRAMIAMALSCNPSLLIADEPTTALDVTTQAQILDLLRHLQDELGMAIMFITHDLGVIAEMTKRVVVMYLGRVVEQADVDTLFHDPKHPYTRALINSVPRLGMMQGLLQPIEGSVPDPYNIPRGCAFHPRCPSFIPGRCDTTEPRWTPLSEHHQVRCHLYE